The region AGCTTCTCTAGAAAATGCAAAAATTCAATATGCTTATACAATAATTAAAGCACCAATGGATGGTATTGTTTCAATTACACAACTTAATGTTGGTAACTTTGTAAGTGCAAATACAACACTTACAACTATCACAAAAGTTGACCCAATTTATGCAGAGTTTTCAATACCACAAACTGATATTGGACAATATTTATCTCAGATTAAATCTGAAAATGTAAAGTTTTCTGTTAATTGTCATAATAAATGTCTTGAAGATGGAGTTTTAAAATATGTTTCGCCAACTCTTGATTCTTCAAGTGATACTTTACTTTTAAGAGCTCAATTTGATAATAAAAATGCTGAAGTAATCATAGGACAATTTACAAATATTAATATCTCTAATATTCCTATGAAAGATGTAACAACTATTCCAGAAGAAGCAATTATGCAAAATGGAAGTAAAGCGATAGTTTATGTTATAGATGAAAATTCACTTGCAAAAATCAAACCTATACAACTTACAGGTGAAAGTTCTAAAGATGGAGTGATTGTAAAAGGTAATTTAAAAGTAAATGACAAAATCATTATTAGTAATATCTCAAAAATAAGACCAAATTCAAAAGTTCAAATCATAGAAGCAAGGAGATAAAATGATCTCTTCATATTTTATAAAAAATCCAGTATTAACCTCGGTAATTTCAATTTTAATTTTTCTTGCTGGATTATTGGCAATTAAAAATTTACCAGTTGAACTTTATCCCCAAGTATCTCCTCCTCAGATAACTGTATCTACAACTTATCCAGGGGCAAGTGCACAGACTATCGCTCAAACAGTTGTAGCACCTCTTGAAGAGAGTCTAAATGGTGTTACAGATATGATTTATATGGAATCAACCACATCAGATGCGGGGACAGCTTCTATTAATGTTTATTTTAAAGTGGGAACTGATCCACAAACAGCAAAAGTAAATGTAAATAATAAAGTACAAACAATACTTTCAACTCTTCCTTCAAGTGTACAAAATCAAGGGCTTAATGTAGATGAAAAATCACCAAGTATTTTAAAAGTATACTCACTGATTTCTCCTGATAATTCAAAAGATACACTTTTTTTATCAAACTATGCAAAAAACAATATTGTTGATGAACTTAAACGTATTGATGGTGTTGGTGGCGTAAGTATCTTTGGTGAAAAAGAGTATGCAATGAGGGTTTGGTTAGATCCTTCAAAACTACTAAACTACAATTTAACAGCAGCAGAAGTAATAGCAAAAATCCAAGACCAAAATGAACAATATGCAGCGGGTAAGTTTTCTGAGGAGCCAACAGCTAGCAAACAGATGTTTACATATACTTTGCAAACACCCAATAGATTTGAAAATGTTGAACAGTTCTCAAATATCATTTTAAAAGCGGATGAAACAGGTAGAAATGTTTTACTAAAAGATGTATCAACAGTTGAACTAGGAGCAGCATCTTATTCAAGTAAGGCTTTATACAACGGACAAAATGCCATTCCCTTTGGTATTTTCTTACAATCAGGTGCAAATGCACTTGATGCATCTGAAGCAATTCAAGCAAAAATTGATGAATTAGAAAAAAGTTTCCCTGCAGGTGTTGAATATAGGGTACCTTATGAAACAGTATCATTTATTGAGATATCAATAGAAGAAGTGATAAATACTTTTATTGAAGCTATGATTTTAGTAATGCTGATTATTTACCTTTTCTTACAAAACTTCAGAGCAACACTTATTCCTCTTTTAGCAGTTCCTATCTCAATTGTTGGGGCATTTGCAGGAATGTATGCTTTTGGATTCACTATAAATCTACTTACTTTGTTTGGATTGGTTTTAGCTATTGGTATTGTTGTTGATGATGCTATTGTGGTAATTGAAAATGTTGAAAAACATATGAGTGCTGGGATGAGTCCCAAAGATGCAACTACAAAGGCAATGCAAGAGGTTTCAGGAGCACTAGTTGCAATTGTATTAGTTTTATGTGCTGTATTTGTTCCTGTGGCATTTTTAGGTGGTCTTACAGGAGTGATGTATCAACAGTTTGCAGTAACTATTGCTATATCTGTTATTATCTCAGGATTTGTTGCTTTAACTTTAACACCAGCTCTTTGTGCACTTTTATTAAAACCAGTTCATAAAGAACCTATTTTTATTTTTAGATGGTTTAATAAAGCTTTTGATTCACTAACAAATGCTTATGGAAAAATAGTAAAACTAGTAATCAAACTATCTCTAGTATTTATGGTGATTTATGCTGGTGTTGTGTTTGTTACTTACTGGGAGTTTGGAAAAATGAGTAGTGAACTAGTACCAACTGAAGATCAAGGAAACTTAATGATACTTTCATCTAACCCTGCTGGTTCATCACTTACAAGAACCCAGATGCTTGCTGATGAAATTTATCAAACCATATCAAAAAATCCAAATGTAGAACAGATGATGCAAATTCCAGGTATGGACTTTGCAACTTTTACACAAAGAACAAATGCTATGATCTCTTTTGTTGATATGAAAGATTGGAGTGAGCGAACTGAAGATAATCAACAAACACCATTTTTAGCGAATCAATTCACTGGACAATTGATGCAAACAACAAGTGAAGGTTTTAGTTTTGCAATAGTTCCAGGTGTAATTCCAGGTATGTCTTTAACAGGTGGATTTGATATGTATGTTCAATCAAGAAATAGTACAGATATAAATACTTTAAATAAATATGTAAATGAAATAATTACAAAAGCAAATGAAAATCCAAAACTATCAGGAGTTAGAACAACACTAGATATAAACACTCCAAAATACAAAATGGAAGTTGATTATAAAAAAGCATTTTCTAAGGGTGTAAGTACAAATGATATTTTTACAGCACTCAATGCAACATTATCAAATAAAAAGGTAAATGATTTTACTTTAAATGGTAAAAACTATGATGTTATCATAGAAGCTTTACAAGAGTATAGAGAAGACCCAAATGGTTTAGATAAAGTATATGTAAGAGGTTCAAATGACGAGCTTTTACCAGTTTCATCTTTTGTAACTGTTACTAAAACAACTGGAACAGATATTATAAACAGAATGAATATGTTCCAATCAGCTAAAATATCAGGTTCACCCTCCCCTGGCATTAGCTCAACAGATGCCTTAAATGAAATAGAAAAGATTGCAAATGAAATCTTACCAAGTGATTACTCAATCGCATGGACAGGAACAGCTTACCAAGAAAAAGAAGTAGCTAGTGATAGTACTATTGCATTTATCTCTGGTATCGTTTTTCTTTATTTGATTCTTTGTGCATTATATGGAAGATGGCTATTACCTATTAGTATTTTATTTGCAGTTCCTTTTGCAGTTTTAGGCTCTATTGAAGCAACAGTTTTACGAGGACTGTCAAATGATATCTATTTCCAAGTTGGACTTTTAGTTCTTATTGGACTTAGTGCGAAAAATGCTATTTTGATTGTGGAGTTTGCTCTGCAAAAAAGAAAAGAGGGATTTGCGATTATAGATGCAGCAGTTGAAGCTGCAAAACTAAGACTTAGACCAATTGTTATGACTTCTTTAGCCTTTACTATTGGAGTTGTTCCTCTTGCTATCTCTTCAGGTGCAGGAGCTGCAAGCAGACATTCTATTGGTACTGGAGTTATTGGTGGTATGTTAGGCGCAACTTTTATTGCTATTGTGTTTATTCCAATGTTTTATTATGTGGTTGAAACTCTTACAAATAGTGATAAAAAATTAGCTAAGAAAAAAGCTTTAGAAGAAAAATAAACATGATCAATAAACAAGCACTAAAAAAGATTTTTGTCATGATAGGTATGATGAGTACCATTGGAGGAGTATTTACTGCAATTATGACCTATGTAAATATTGGATTTTCTGATGATTTTTTTACAATGTGGTCAAAGTCCTTATTTTTCGCAGTTGTATTTATGATGCCTCTTGGCGGGATTATCATGTTTTTATCAGGTAAATTTATTAAGTCTATTTTTCCAAATCTCAAAGAGATAGTACAAAATATTTTAGTAGGCATTTGTATAGCTTTAGTTATGGAAGCAATCATGGCAATAAGCACAACAATAAATATCATAGGCTATCCTAGTTTGGATATGTTTTTATCTTTTTGGCTTAAAAGTTATTTGGCAGCACTACCATTTGCTTTAGTATTTTCTCCAATTATGACAATACTTATAAAACCAAAACTAGATGCTTTTTTAGCAAAGTAAAACAGAGTTATCATTTTGGTTTCTAGGGAAGCTAACCAATGGCGTTCTCCACTATGAGTCCCGAAAAGATGCTTAGGAAGTGGGACTTTAGTCCCGCAAAAAGGCGAGGCTGAAGCCTCACTTCCGAGTTCTTTTTTAATCTCATAGGTTTAGTAATTGTCTAACTTATAGGGGACATTCCAGATTCAAAAATAACATTTTTTTAAAATTTTATTTATGCTATAATTCATTTAATTATATAAATAATTATTTAAAGGATTATTATGCAAGCCTACAAAAGAGACGAAATGATTTCAGTCACGGATCTGCTCAAAGGGTTTAAAATGACTCTTGAAAAACTAACTTCACATCAGCTTGATAAAGTTGCTGTGATGAAAAACAATAAACCTGAAGCTGTGATTGTAAGTGTTGATGAATATGAACGCTTACAATCAAAACATTACTGGAATAGTTTAGATGAAGAAACATATTTGACAAAAGCTTATGAGTCTTTGACAGATACAGACTCAAAAGCAATATCAATCGAAGAACTTGACAAAAATCTTGATCAAATTATAAGTCGTTATGAAGCTTGAATTTTTACTACCATTTGTCAATAGACTTGAAGGATTTGTGGAAATCATTGCTGAAGACAAACCTTCAATAGCTAGGAAGTTCCAGAAAGAAATTATTGATGCCTGCAAAGAGATACAAAATTTCCCCTACAAGCATAGAAAGTCAATATATTTTGATGATGAAAATATTCGTGATCTAGTACATAAAGGTTTTGTGCTTATCTACAAAATTGAT is a window of uncultured Sulfurimonas sp. DNA encoding:
- a CDS encoding efflux RND transporter periplasmic adaptor subunit, coding for MKNLLISIVLLISTLLFAEGKQPPATPVKVFTVNDKAVKITKKYPATIKAQKSVDIIARVSGSLEKRYFEEGSFVKKGQNLYKIEQRTYQADIDSARASLKRAQSLLVKATSDWNRYKTLFEQKSISASQRDEYYYNYEDAIANVSSAEASLENAKIQYAYTIIKAPMDGIVSITQLNVGNFVSANTTLTTITKVDPIYAEFSIPQTDIGQYLSQIKSENVKFSVNCHNKCLEDGVLKYVSPTLDSSSDTLLLRAQFDNKNAEVIIGQFTNINISNIPMKDVTTIPEEAIMQNGSKAIVYVIDENSLAKIKPIQLTGESSKDGVIVKGNLKVNDKIIISNISKIRPNSKVQIIEARR
- a CDS encoding multidrug efflux RND transporter permease subunit; protein product: MISSYFIKNPVLTSVISILIFLAGLLAIKNLPVELYPQVSPPQITVSTTYPGASAQTIAQTVVAPLEESLNGVTDMIYMESTTSDAGTASINVYFKVGTDPQTAKVNVNNKVQTILSTLPSSVQNQGLNVDEKSPSILKVYSLISPDNSKDTLFLSNYAKNNIVDELKRIDGVGGVSIFGEKEYAMRVWLDPSKLLNYNLTAAEVIAKIQDQNEQYAAGKFSEEPTASKQMFTYTLQTPNRFENVEQFSNIILKADETGRNVLLKDVSTVELGAASYSSKALYNGQNAIPFGIFLQSGANALDASEAIQAKIDELEKSFPAGVEYRVPYETVSFIEISIEEVINTFIEAMILVMLIIYLFLQNFRATLIPLLAVPISIVGAFAGMYAFGFTINLLTLFGLVLAIGIVVDDAIVVIENVEKHMSAGMSPKDATTKAMQEVSGALVAIVLVLCAVFVPVAFLGGLTGVMYQQFAVTIAISVIISGFVALTLTPALCALLLKPVHKEPIFIFRWFNKAFDSLTNAYGKIVKLVIKLSLVFMVIYAGVVFVTYWEFGKMSSELVPTEDQGNLMILSSNPAGSSLTRTQMLADEIYQTISKNPNVEQMMQIPGMDFATFTQRTNAMISFVDMKDWSERTEDNQQTPFLANQFTGQLMQTTSEGFSFAIVPGVIPGMSLTGGFDMYVQSRNSTDINTLNKYVNEIITKANENPKLSGVRTTLDINTPKYKMEVDYKKAFSKGVSTNDIFTALNATLSNKKVNDFTLNGKNYDVIIEALQEYREDPNGLDKVYVRGSNDELLPVSSFVTVTKTTGTDIINRMNMFQSAKISGSPSPGISSTDALNEIEKIANEILPSDYSIAWTGTAYQEKEVASDSTIAFISGIVFLYLILCALYGRWLLPISILFAVPFAVLGSIEATVLRGLSNDIYFQVGLLVLIGLSAKNAILIVEFALQKRKEGFAIIDAAVEAAKLRLRPIVMTSLAFTIGVVPLAISSGAGAASRHSIGTGVIGGMLGATFIAIVFIPMFYYVVETLTNSDKKLAKKKALEEK
- a CDS encoding DUF2798 domain-containing protein produces the protein MINKQALKKIFVMIGMMSTIGGVFTAIMTYVNIGFSDDFFTMWSKSLFFAVVFMMPLGGIIMFLSGKFIKSIFPNLKEIVQNILVGICIALVMEAIMAISTTINIIGYPSLDMFLSFWLKSYLAALPFALVFSPIMTILIKPKLDAFLAK
- a CDS encoding type II toxin-antitoxin system prevent-host-death family antitoxin, which translates into the protein MTLEKLTSHQLDKVAVMKNNKPEAVIVSVDEYERLQSKHYWNSLDEETYLTKAYESLTDTDSKAISIEELDKNLDQIISRYEA
- a CDS encoding type II toxin-antitoxin system RelE/ParE family toxin, whose translation is MKLEFLLPFVNRLEGFVEIIAEDKPSIARKFQKEIIDACKEIQNFPYKHRKSIYFDDENIRDLVHKGFVLIYKIDGDTIKVFAFINRNEFSEGTAQ